In Planctomycetota bacterium, a genomic segment contains:
- a CDS encoding FtsX-like permease family protein, producing the protein MYAALLARKYLTTKVIPLLAAFAVTLCVATELIVWSVMGGFLANLVDEGRRMDGDLRITWEHVGFAHYADLVHRLEADPAVAAATPLIETLGLIGLPNDRRLSVQLLGIEPASYAEATIYADSLYWRPQTEPNRLDEDREDPRLREDNHDILAGWLADGARLDEFDPDTGATKAAIVMGIASAGWNQRQPGNWYLPRYNERLLADGGVRPAPQYLPRTSVAVTVLPLGRGGNADELDLRTLEFPVANELYTGNYAVDARQAFVPLSVLQDMLQMGPAKRVAPGQSPFAVQVDDEGRESFGLPEIAGEAPARVTDVLVRAAPGVSPVDLEAVCLRVYEDFEADHPGDVPIPQYIGLNTFEERNAGFIAAVQKETTLVLFIFGVVSLTSVFLVLAIFWAMVSEKTRDIGILRAIGASRTGVAAVWVGYGLAIGIVGSALGSALAAIVVSNINPIHEWLGAALGVQIWDPNVYYFTTIPTDLDAFKFAVIAASGVVASVLGALVPAARAALMDPVKALRFD; encoded by the coding sequence ATGTATGCCGCCCTGCTCGCCCGCAAGTACCTCACCACCAAGGTCATCCCGCTGCTGGCCGCGTTCGCGGTGACGCTGTGCGTCGCGACGGAGCTGATCGTGTGGTCGGTCATGGGCGGCTTCCTGGCCAACCTCGTCGACGAGGGGCGGCGGATGGACGGCGACCTGCGGATCACCTGGGAGCACGTGGGCTTCGCGCACTATGCGGACCTGGTCCATCGGCTCGAGGCCGATCCGGCCGTTGCCGCCGCCACGCCGCTCATCGAGACGCTTGGACTTATCGGTCTTCCCAACGACCGGCGCTTGAGCGTGCAGCTGCTGGGCATCGAGCCGGCGAGCTACGCCGAGGCCACGATCTACGCCGATTCGCTCTACTGGCGGCCGCAGACCGAGCCCAACCGCCTCGACGAGGACCGCGAGGATCCGCGGCTTCGGGAGGACAACCACGACATCCTGGCCGGGTGGCTGGCGGATGGAGCACGGCTGGACGAGTTCGATCCGGATACCGGGGCGACCAAGGCGGCCATCGTCATGGGCATCGCGTCGGCGGGCTGGAACCAGCGGCAGCCCGGCAACTGGTACCTGCCCCGCTACAACGAGCGGCTGCTGGCCGACGGCGGCGTGCGGCCCGCGCCGCAGTACCTGCCGCGGACGAGCGTCGCCGTTACGGTGCTGCCTCTGGGGCGGGGGGGCAACGCCGACGAGCTGGACCTGCGGACGCTCGAGTTCCCCGTCGCCAACGAGCTGTACACGGGCAACTACGCCGTCGATGCGCGGCAGGCCTTCGTGCCGCTCTCGGTGCTCCAGGACATGCTCCAGATGGGCCCGGCCAAGCGAGTCGCGCCCGGGCAGAGCCCCTTCGCCGTGCAGGTCGATGACGAGGGCCGCGAGAGCTTCGGGCTGCCCGAGATCGCCGGCGAGGCCCCGGCCCGGGTGACCGACGTGCTCGTGCGCGCCGCCCCGGGCGTGTCGCCGGTAGACCTCGAGGCCGTGTGCCTACGGGTGTACGAGGACTTCGAGGCCGACCATCCGGGCGACGTGCCCATCCCGCAGTACATCGGCCTAAACACCTTCGAGGAGCGCAACGCGGGCTTCATCGCCGCGGTGCAGAAGGAGACCACGCTTGTGCTGTTCATCTTCGGCGTGGTGAGCCTGACCAGCGTGTTCCTGGTGCTGGCGATCTTCTGGGCGATGGTGAGCGAGAAGACCCGCGACATCGGCATCCTGCGGGCCATCGGCGCCAGCCGCACGGGCGTGGCGGCGGTGTGGGTCGGTTACGGCCTTGCGATCGGCATCGTCGGTTCGGCGCTCGGTTCGGCGCTCGCAGCGATCGTGGTGAGCAACATCAACCCGATCCACGAGTGGCTCGGCGCGGCGCTGGGCGTGCAGATCTGGGATCCCAACGTCTACTACTTCACGACGATCCCGACCGACCTGGACGCCTTCAAGTTCGCGGTCATCGCCGCGAGCGGCGTGGTCGCCAGCGTGCTCGGCGCCCTCGTACCCGCGGCCCGTGCGGCGCTGATGGACCCGGTCAAGGCGCTCCGCTTCGACTAG
- a CDS encoding M14 family zinc carboxypeptidase, whose protein sequence is MNRIPPRQGRIAAAVLAAAGLVLAGTPLAGCSTGDADRSTGASHPPHARPTDDARAHAALGATEPAASVVLAGAEAIHATLVTRTEIGTSRDGEPIHVYRVSGGAGDPDAKPGLFVVAGLHGLHTAGPTVARQLVGRLDGSDALRDATLYVLPRANPDAEGREDLDLAQPGGTLRPNDDDRDGRTDEDGPRDLNADGVITMMRVADPPPGYGLQRTHIADPGEPRLMRRADTAKNERATHAMLIEGIDADGDGGIAEDGLGGVLLDRNFPYRWGEFADDSGPHPLSEPESRAIADWLLTRPNIVATLAYGPHDSLVKIPDAGKFDQTGRVPTGIENGDKPIFEMVSEAFKDITELERAEASDRKGSFTGWSYAHMGHLALATSLWQRPEAERPQDEPGEAPTQRLAPEEADEPETPSIMIGSFELELTTEAVQAAMAEVQSMSADEQREVMEAFEALPDATRNRIMAIGQGLPDPAADEQADDPPQRPVRTNGRSGRSNSDDAKWLAYADEAGSGYVDWTPVEHPQLGDVEVGGFVPGFKIDPPEDAIEAIIDQQAEFVAMLLEMLPRVSIDDVRVERVGDRLWRIGIVVRNEGDLPTRTAMGVKSRRLFPHVLMLDVEQDRMVSGDRVVRVDSIPAGGEVRAEWLVVGAGGSRINASLRTEEFGTVEIPIRLREGGAR, encoded by the coding sequence ATGAATCGGATACCACCACGACAAGGGCGGATCGCCGCGGCGGTGCTCGCCGCGGCCGGGCTGGTGCTCGCCGGAACGCCGCTGGCCGGCTGCTCGACCGGGGACGCCGACCGCTCGACCGGCGCCTCGCACCCGCCCCACGCCCGGCCCACCGACGACGCGCGGGCCCACGCGGCGCTCGGCGCCACCGAGCCCGCGGCCAGCGTCGTGCTCGCGGGGGCCGAGGCGATCCACGCTACGCTGGTCACCCGCACGGAGATCGGCACCAGCCGCGACGGCGAGCCGATCCACGTCTACCGCGTCTCGGGCGGCGCGGGCGACCCCGACGCCAAGCCTGGCCTGTTCGTGGTCGCGGGGCTGCACGGCCTGCACACCGCGGGGCCGACGGTCGCCCGGCAACTCGTCGGCCGGCTCGACGGCAGCGACGCCCTCCGGGACGCCACGCTGTACGTCCTGCCCCGCGCCAACCCGGACGCCGAGGGGCGCGAGGACCTCGATCTCGCGCAGCCCGGCGGCACGCTCCGGCCCAACGACGACGACCGCGACGGGCGCACCGACGAGGACGGCCCGCGGGACCTCAACGCTGACGGCGTCATCACGATGATGCGCGTCGCCGACCCGCCACCCGGCTACGGGCTGCAGCGGACGCACATCGCCGACCCCGGCGAGCCGCGGCTGATGCGCCGGGCCGACACCGCCAAGAACGAGCGCGCGACGCACGCGATGCTGATCGAGGGCATCGACGCCGATGGAGACGGCGGCATCGCCGAGGACGGCCTGGGCGGCGTGCTGCTCGACCGCAACTTCCCGTACCGGTGGGGCGAGTTCGCCGACGATAGCGGGCCCCACCCGCTCAGCGAGCCCGAGAGCCGCGCGATCGCCGACTGGCTGCTGACGCGGCCCAACATCGTCGCGACGCTCGCCTACGGCCCGCACGACTCGCTCGTGAAGATCCCCGACGCCGGCAAGTTCGACCAGACGGGCCGCGTGCCCACGGGCATCGAGAACGGCGACAAGCCCATCTTCGAGATGGTCTCCGAGGCGTTCAAGGACATCACCGAGCTCGAGCGCGCCGAAGCGAGCGACCGCAAGGGCTCCTTCACCGGCTGGTCCTACGCCCACATGGGCCACCTCGCGCTGGCCACCAGCCTGTGGCAGCGGCCCGAGGCCGAGCGGCCGCAGGATGAGCCCGGCGAGGCTCCAACGCAGCGGCTCGCGCCCGAGGAGGCCGACGAGCCCGAGACGCCGTCGATCATGATCGGCAGCTTCGAGCTGGAACTCACCACCGAGGCGGTCCAGGCCGCGATGGCCGAAGTCCAATCGATGTCCGCCGACGAGCAGCGCGAGGTCATGGAGGCCTTCGAGGCGCTGCCCGACGCCACCCGCAACCGCATCATGGCGATCGGCCAGGGCCTGCCCGACCCGGCCGCGGACGAGCAGGCGGACGACCCGCCCCAGCGCCCCGTGCGCACGAATGGCCGCTCCGGGCGCTCGAACTCCGACGACGCCAAGTGGCTCGCCTACGCCGACGAGGCCGGCTCGGGCTACGTCGACTGGACGCCCGTCGAGCATCCGCAGCTGGGGGATGTCGAGGTCGGCGGCTTCGTGCCGGGCTTCAAGATCGATCCGCCCGAGGACGCGATCGAGGCCATCATCGACCAGCAGGCCGAGTTCGTCGCGATGCTGCTGGAGATGCTGCCGCGGGTGTCGATCGACGACGTCCGCGTCGAGCGCGTCGGCGACCGGCTGTGGCGCATCGGCATCGTCGTCCGCAACGAGGGCGACCTGCCCACCCGCACGGCCATGGGCGTCAAGTCCCGCCGGCTGTTCCCCCATGTCCTCATGCTCGACGTCGAGCAGGACCGGATGGTCAGCGGCGACCGCGTCGTCCGCGTCGACAGCATCCCCGCGGGCGGCGAGGTGCGGGCCGAGTGGCTCGTCGTCGGCGCCGGCGGCAGCCGCATCAACGCCTCGCTCCGCACCGAGGAGTTCGGCACGGTCGAGATTCCAATCCGCCTGCGCGAGGGAGGTGCGCGATGA
- a CDS encoding M14 family metallopeptidase: protein MNTRTMIGRALSVLAIAAAPALGQPAAEDGTQRYNPEFKVDLAWNRYYDLEQVEDAMRRIAEAHPQYVELRSIGKSIQGRDIWIVIVNNPETGAHDEKPAMYIDGSIHANEIQATEVVLYSLWYLVEKQGINERLTELLNNYSFYFVPVVSPDGRAYWFEKANSPNSSRHNQRSIDNDRDGLFDEDPYDDLDGDGSITQMWRQRDGGGFRRNPDDPRRFERVGPGERSDWEYLGGEGLDNDGDGRINEDGPFGDDMNRNWPGDWQPTYVQFGAGPYPLSSPETRAVGEFVLAHPNIAGAQSYHNTGGMILRGPGVAYRESLYPSADDRVYDRIAQVGAQQLPYYRDWVIYKDLYGVHGGEVTWFAESLGVISFTNELWRNTKRYQGEAQAETEDQRWLWRDHMVFGDEFSEYTEVEHPEYGTVLVGGTNRWGSRSTPPFLLEEEAHRNFAFTMFHARHMPLLRFGRVEMDRIAPDTYRVDVAVRNERVIPTRTANAQRNRIGANDLLLFESDDATLAAAGRLSNWRDRQMDEVRFEPERIQVASGVPGEGEVIYRFIVEGEANDAFTLTYQADKARTISKTFRLGTKTEAGPEPLAP, encoded by the coding sequence ATGAACACAAGGACCATGATCGGGCGGGCGCTCTCGGTACTCGCGATCGCCGCCGCCCCGGCGCTCGGGCAGCCGGCCGCCGAGGACGGCACGCAGCGGTACAACCCCGAGTTCAAGGTCGACCTGGCCTGGAACCGGTACTACGACCTCGAGCAGGTCGAGGATGCGATGCGGCGGATCGCCGAGGCCCACCCCCAGTACGTCGAGCTGCGTTCGATCGGCAAGTCCATCCAGGGCCGCGACATCTGGATCGTGATCGTGAACAACCCCGAGACGGGCGCCCACGACGAGAAGCCGGCGATGTACATCGACGGCAGCATCCACGCCAATGAGATCCAGGCAACCGAGGTGGTGCTCTACTCGCTGTGGTACCTCGTCGAGAAGCAGGGCATCAACGAGCGGCTGACCGAGCTGCTGAACAACTACAGCTTCTACTTCGTTCCCGTGGTGAGTCCCGACGGTCGCGCCTACTGGTTCGAGAAGGCCAACAGCCCGAACAGCAGCCGGCACAACCAGCGGTCGATCGACAACGACCGAGACGGCCTGTTCGATGAGGATCCGTACGACGATCTCGACGGCGACGGCTCGATCACGCAGATGTGGAGGCAGCGCGACGGCGGCGGCTTCCGCCGCAATCCCGACGATCCGAGGCGCTTCGAACGCGTCGGCCCGGGCGAGCGCAGCGACTGGGAGTACCTCGGCGGCGAGGGCCTCGATAACGACGGCGACGGCCGCATCAACGAGGACGGCCCCTTCGGCGACGACATGAACCGCAACTGGCCGGGCGACTGGCAGCCGACGTACGTGCAGTTCGGAGCCGGCCCGTATCCCCTCAGCAGCCCCGAAACGCGGGCCGTCGGAGAGTTCGTGCTCGCGCATCCCAACATCGCGGGCGCCCAGAGCTACCACAACACCGGCGGGATGATCCTCCGCGGGCCGGGCGTGGCCTACCGCGAATCGCTGTACCCGTCCGCCGACGATCGCGTGTACGACCGCATCGCACAGGTCGGCGCCCAGCAGCTGCCCTACTACCGAGACTGGGTCATCTACAAGGACCTTTACGGCGTGCATGGCGGCGAGGTGACCTGGTTCGCCGAGAGCCTCGGCGTCATCAGCTTCACCAACGAGCTGTGGCGCAACACCAAGCGCTACCAGGGCGAAGCGCAGGCCGAGACCGAGGATCAGCGGTGGCTGTGGCGCGACCACATGGTGTTCGGCGACGAGTTCAGCGAGTACACCGAGGTCGAGCACCCCGAGTACGGCACCGTGCTCGTGGGCGGCACGAACCGCTGGGGCAGCCGGAGCACGCCGCCGTTCCTCCTGGAGGAGGAAGCCCACCGCAACTTCGCCTTCACGATGTTCCACGCTCGGCACATGCCGCTGCTTCGGTTCGGCCGCGTCGAGATGGATCGGATCGCGCCGGACACCTACCGCGTGGACGTTGCGGTGCGCAACGAGCGGGTCATCCCGACCCGGACGGCCAACGCGCAGCGCAACCGCATCGGCGCCAACGACCTGCTGCTGTTCGAGTCGGACGATGCCACGCTCGCCGCCGCCGGCCGGCTGAGCAACTGGCGGGACCGGCAGATGGACGAGGTCCGCTTCGAGCCCGAGCGGATTCAGGTCGCCTCGGGCGTGCCGGGCGAGGGCGAGGTCATCTACCGCTTCATCGTGGAGGGCGAGGCCAACGACGCCTTCACGCTCACCTACCAGGCCGACAAGGCCCGGACCATCTCGAAGACCTTCCGCCTGGGCACGAAGACCGAGGCCGGCCCGGAGCCGCTGGCGCCGTAG
- a CDS encoding FtsX-like permease family protein — translation MRPAWRLAITSAWRRRVRNALLVGAVALSAALIAAVSSALASANNAITVRMDRTFGAAELRLSPAGRGGTMPASIADEVRTWPEIEAVAPRLSRDMALYVQRDPWLLDEKSGVYARTPTPFRVNAIGIGVDPEAEQAIRPIRILAGRAPQAANEIVLDATLAGRLTWEGSLAKARKLGVVDRPDPLIQRPGDEPVPDPITTGEPPADAGEAEVRNRLLGIRLGDDVVLRKRFFQSETFTVVGMSEPPPLGGRPQAFLTLEGVRGAFDQDAVLSQIDLKVAPGVDPQAIADARKDDVPAGALLQTTERITSGLNKNMKSSQLGLFLAIMLALLSAAFIILTGLGTNVAERQRELGMLRCIGASRGQIAEGQLVEGLLIGVIGATLGVPLGIAIAASGAWYFREVLPTGLHTPIEWLALAFFGSIAAGLLGALWPAIRAARTSPLEAMAARARSVRIHGVLALLTLGLGFVAAQLLLVGLPDDGQFIFWTYALAGLPLMFVGYFLLGPPLVLLVSRVLSPALSALLGLPPRLLARSVRATPNRFGFTAGALMTGLALMISNWITGGAILRDWLGKIEFPDAFVNGLNLSEESKQALDELPFVEQTCAVTLLPVRTDAFGVRAIQSYQTTFVAFEPEPFFDMTRVVWVQGNQEDALAKLEEGNAILVAREFLVAQGLGLGDTFRCTYDDATYEFEIAGVITSPGLEIVSQFFNSGEDLAKQAIHAVFGTRADLKRLFNSDAVNLIQIDLQDGYDDELAVREIRETLFGAGILDAGSGRQIKQEIQTFAGSTLLVFAAVAVMAMLVACFGVANLIVAGIEARRYEFGVLRSIGATRRAIGRLVLGEAVLVAITAMILGTALGTQSAWAGKRLYALLVGLEFELRPPWPQLFASWGLVLVLTLLAATPAVARLARRRPLDLLAARGS, via the coding sequence ATGCGGCCGGCGTGGCGGCTCGCTATCACCAGCGCGTGGCGAAGGCGGGTTAGGAACGCCCTGCTCGTCGGCGCCGTGGCGCTCTCGGCGGCCCTCATCGCCGCGGTGTCCAGCGCGCTCGCATCGGCCAACAACGCCATCACCGTCCGCATGGACCGCACCTTCGGCGCGGCCGAGCTGCGGCTCTCGCCCGCCGGCCGCGGTGGCACCATGCCCGCCTCGATCGCCGACGAGGTGCGCACCTGGCCCGAGATCGAGGCCGTCGCCCCCAGGCTCTCGCGGGACATGGCCCTCTACGTCCAGCGCGATCCCTGGCTGCTCGACGAGAAATCGGGCGTCTACGCGCGCACGCCCACGCCCTTCCGCGTCAATGCCATTGGCATCGGCGTCGACCCCGAAGCCGAGCAGGCCATCCGCCCCATCCGCATCCTCGCGGGGCGTGCGCCGCAGGCGGCGAACGAGATCGTGCTCGACGCCACGCTCGCCGGCCGGCTGACCTGGGAGGGCAGCCTCGCCAAGGCCCGCAAGCTGGGCGTCGTCGATCGACCCGACCCGCTCATCCAGCGACCGGGCGACGAACCGGTCCCTGACCCAATCACGACCGGCGAGCCCCCCGCCGACGCCGGGGAGGCCGAGGTTCGCAACCGGCTGCTGGGCATCCGCCTGGGCGACGACGTGGTGCTCCGCAAGCGGTTCTTCCAGAGCGAGACGTTCACCGTCGTCGGCATGAGCGAGCCGCCGCCGCTGGGCGGGCGACCGCAGGCCTTCCTCACGCTCGAAGGCGTCCGCGGCGCCTTCGACCAGGACGCGGTGCTCAGCCAGATCGACCTCAAGGTCGCCCCGGGCGTCGATCCGCAGGCCATCGCCGACGCCCGCAAGGACGACGTGCCCGCCGGCGCCCTGCTGCAGACGACCGAGCGGATCACCAGCGGGCTCAATAAGAACATGAAGTCCAGCCAGCTCGGGCTCTTCCTGGCGATCATGCTCGCGCTGCTGTCGGCCGCCTTCATCATCCTGACCGGGCTGGGCACCAACGTGGCCGAGCGGCAGCGGGAGCTGGGCATGCTCCGCTGCATCGGCGCCTCCCGCGGGCAGATCGCCGAGGGCCAGCTCGTCGAGGGGCTGCTCATCGGCGTGATCGGCGCGACGCTCGGCGTGCCGCTGGGCATCGCCATCGCCGCCTCGGGCGCGTGGTACTTCCGCGAGGTGCTGCCCACCGGGCTGCACACGCCCATCGAGTGGCTGGCGCTGGCGTTCTTCGGGTCGATCGCCGCCGGCCTGCTCGGGGCGCTCTGGCCGGCCATCCGCGCCGCACGCACCAGCCCGCTGGAGGCGATGGCCGCCCGGGCCCGGAGCGTCCGCATCCACGGCGTGCTCGCGCTGCTCACGCTGGGGCTGGGGTTCGTGGCGGCGCAGCTGCTGCTAGTCGGCCTGCCCGACGACGGCCAGTTCATCTTCTGGACGTACGCCCTCGCCGGCCTGCCGCTGATGTTCGTGGGCTACTTCTTGCTGGGTCCGCCGCTGGTGCTGCTGGTCAGCCGGGTGCTCTCGCCCGCGCTGTCCGCGCTGCTGGGGCTGCCGCCCAGGTTGCTGGCCCGCTCGGTTCGCGCGACGCCCAACCGCTTCGGCTTCACCGCTGGCGCGCTCATGACGGGCCTGGCGCTGATGATCTCCAACTGGATCACCGGCGGCGCCATCCTGCGGGACTGGCTGGGCAAGATCGAGTTCCCCGATGCCTTCGTTAACGGCCTGAACCTCTCGGAGGAGAGCAAGCAGGCCCTCGACGAGCTGCCCTTCGTCGAGCAGACCTGCGCCGTGACGCTGCTGCCCGTCCGCACCGATGCCTTCGGCGTGCGAGCCATCCAGAGCTACCAGACGACCTTCGTCGCCTTCGAGCCCGAGCCGTTCTTCGACATGACCCGGGTGGTGTGGGTGCAGGGCAACCAGGAGGACGCGCTCGCCAAGCTGGAAGAGGGCAACGCCATCCTCGTCGCCCGCGAATTCCTCGTCGCGCAGGGCCTGGGCCTTGGAGACACGTTTCGCTGCACCTACGACGACGCTACCTACGAATTCGAGATCGCCGGCGTCATCACCAGCCCGGGCCTCGAGATCGTCAGCCAGTTCTTCAACTCGGGCGAGGACCTCGCCAAGCAGGCGATCCACGCCGTCTTCGGCACCCGAGCCGACCTCAAGCGGCTGTTCAATTCCGACGCGGTCAACCTCATCCAGATCGACCTGCAGGACGGCTACGACGACGAACTGGCCGTCCGCGAGATCCGCGAGACGCTCTTCGGCGCGGGCATCCTGGATGCGGGCAGCGGCCGGCAGATCAAGCAGGAGATCCAGACGTTTGCGGGCAGCACGCTGCTGGTCTTCGCGGCCGTCGCCGTCATGGCGATGCTCGTCGCCTGCTTCGGCGTAGCCAATCTGATCGTCGCGGGCATTGAAGCCCGCCGCTACGAGTTCGGCGTGCTGCGGTCCATCGGCGCCACCCGCCGCGCCATCGGCCGGCTGGTGCTGGGCGAGGCCGTCCTGGTCGCCATCACCGCGATGATCCTGGGCACCGCGCTGGGCACGCAATCGGCCTGGGCCGGCAAGCGGCTGTACGCGCTGCTCGTGGGCCTGGAGTTCGAGCTCCGGCCGCCGTGGCCGCAGCTCTTCGCCAGCTGGGGCCTCGTGCTGGTGCTCACCTTGCTGGCGGCCACCCCCGCCGTCGCGCGGCTCGCCCGCCGCCGGCCTCTTGATTTGCTCGCCGCCCGCGGAAGCTAG
- a CDS encoding ABC transporter ATP-binding protein, whose translation MPADPDDHRPSGSDATIRCRGVRKSYTLGDRRVEALRGLDMEIEGPGFYAIMGQSGSGKSTLLHLMAAMDVPDAGSIEVAGVRVEALSEREATAYRRRTIGVIFQQFNLIPTLTARENVELPGALAGEPAKTLADRSAELLGRLGVGDRADHRPDALSGGEQQRVAIARALLFRPGVILADEPTGALDSQTSELLWGLLAELAREQRSTVLMVTHEPAAAVHCERVLLMRDGVLDGQIETEGLDAAGVAARYHQRVAKAG comes from the coding sequence ATGCCGGCTGACCCGGACGACCATCGCCCGAGCGGCTCCGACGCCACCATCCGCTGCCGGGGCGTGCGCAAGAGCTACACGCTGGGCGATCGCCGCGTCGAGGCGTTGCGCGGGCTCGACATGGAGATCGAGGGCCCGGGCTTCTACGCGATCATGGGGCAGTCGGGCAGCGGCAAGAGCACGCTGCTGCACCTCATGGCCGCCATGGACGTGCCCGACGCCGGCAGCATCGAGGTCGCCGGCGTTCGCGTCGAAGCGCTCTCCGAGAGGGAAGCCACCGCCTACCGCCGCCGCACCATCGGCGTCATCTTCCAGCAGTTCAACCTCATCCCCACGCTGACGGCCCGCGAAAACGTCGAGCTGCCCGGCGCCCTCGCGGGCGAGCCCGCCAAGACACTGGCCGACCGCAGCGCCGAGCTCCTCGGCCGGCTGGGCGTGGGCGACCGGGCCGACCACCGACCCGATGCGCTCTCGGGCGGCGAGCAGCAGCGCGTCGCCATCGCGCGGGCGCTGCTGTTCCGGCCGGGGGTCATCCTGGCCGACGAGCCGACCGGCGCCCTGGATTCGCAGACCAGCGAGCTGCTGTGGGGCTTGCTGGCCGAGCTCGCCCGCGAGCAGCGCTCCACCGTGCTGATGGTGACGCACGAGCCCGCGGCGGCCGTCCACTGCGAGCGGGTGCTGCTCATGCGCGACGGCGTGCTCGATGGGCAGATCGAAACGGAGGGACTGGATGCGGCCGGCGTGGCGGCTCGCTATCACCAGCGCGTGGCGAAGGCGGGTTAG
- a CDS encoding NAD(P)/FAD-dependent oxidoreductase codes for MSKRALRPRVLIIGGGFAGLACARALRRAPVEVVLVDRRNHHLFQPLLYQVATAALSPSNIAAPIRRILRSQRNCTVVMGEAEQIDTDAKLVRGGGRELRYDYLVVACGMTHTYFGHDEWAQHAPGLKTIDDALDIRRRVLLAFEAAELEDDPADRAAALTFVVVGGGPTGVELAGALIEIAMQSIQRDFRRVDTRTARVVLIEGSGRVLQAFHPDLSEKAMQSLRQLGVEVILGRRVSTIDGNGVTVGEGDDAERIDSACVLWAAGLQPEPVADELERTAGVERDASGCITVGGDLAVPGHPEVFVVGDLMSYADPKTGEAVPGVAQGAIQSGRFVGRMIADEIAGRARDERPVFRYDDKGMMATIGRAHAVAQIGPLRFGGLAAWLLWSAVHIAFLVGFRNRFLALFEWAWLYTFWARGARLITGRRGGAASA; via the coding sequence GTGAGCAAACGGGCCCTTCGTCCCAGGGTGCTGATCATCGGCGGCGGATTTGCGGGCCTGGCGTGCGCGCGGGCCCTGCGGCGGGCGCCCGTCGAGGTCGTCCTGGTGGATCGCCGCAACCACCACCTCTTCCAGCCGCTGCTGTACCAGGTCGCGACGGCGGCGCTGTCGCCGTCCAACATCGCCGCCCCCATCCGCCGCATCCTGCGCTCGCAGCGCAACTGCACGGTCGTGATGGGCGAGGCCGAGCAGATCGATACCGACGCGAAGCTCGTCCGGGGTGGCGGCCGCGAGCTGCGGTACGACTACCTCGTCGTCGCCTGCGGCATGACGCACACCTACTTCGGCCACGACGAGTGGGCGCAGCACGCGCCGGGGCTCAAGACGATCGATGACGCGCTCGACATCCGCCGCCGGGTGCTGCTCGCTTTCGAGGCCGCCGAGCTCGAAGACGATCCCGCGGACCGCGCCGCGGCGCTGACGTTCGTGGTCGTCGGCGGCGGGCCGACGGGCGTCGAACTGGCCGGAGCGCTCATCGAGATCGCGATGCAGTCCATCCAGCGGGACTTCCGCCGCGTCGATACCCGCACCGCCCGCGTGGTGCTCATCGAGGGATCGGGCCGTGTGCTGCAGGCCTTCCACCCCGATCTCTCCGAGAAGGCGATGCAGAGCCTGCGGCAACTCGGCGTCGAGGTCATCCTCGGCCGCCGCGTAAGCACCATCGACGGCAACGGCGTGACCGTCGGGGAGGGCGACGACGCCGAGCGGATCGATTCGGCCTGCGTGCTGTGGGCCGCCGGGCTGCAGCCCGAGCCCGTCGCAGACGAGCTCGAGCGGACCGCCGGCGTCGAGCGCGACGCCTCGGGGTGCATCACGGTGGGCGGCGACCTGGCCGTGCCGGGCCATCCCGAGGTGTTCGTGGTGGGCGACCTGATGAGCTACGCCGACCCGAAGACCGGCGAGGCGGTGCCGGGCGTCGCCCAGGGCGCCATCCAGAGCGGCCGCTTCGTGGGCCGCATGATCGCCGACGAGATCGCCGGGCGCGCCCGCGACGAGCGCCCGGTCTTCCGCTACGACGACAAGGGCATGATGGCGACCATCGGCCGGGCGCACGCGGTCGCGCAGATCGGGCCGCTCCGCTTCGGCGGGCTGGCCGCGTGGCTGCTCTGGTCGGCGGTGCACATCGCGTTCCTGGTCGGCTTCCGCAACCGCTTCCTGGCGCTCTTCGAGTGGGCCTGGCTGTACACCTTCTGGGCCCGCGGCGCGCGGCTCATCACCGGGCGCAGGGGCGGCGCGGCCAGCGCCTGA